The sequence CCATGTGAGATACTACACAGAAACCTATTTGCATTACCTGACATCTACATCTACATTATATGGAGTCCATACAAAAAGGAAACGTTTGATGGGCAATGCAGATATGAAGGCAAAGGTACTATAGATAAGATACCTTGACCAGCATTTTCAGCTTTAGCCCATTCATCTCTGAAGTTTCTCTACAGCTCGGCACGCTCCCTTCGCGTGAGAACCTGCTGCGAGACTCCTGTGGTTACTCATACAACAACCAAAACGAGGCACTTGATTACACTTCTGAGGCACTGCTGCTTCTTATTCTGCTGAGTGACTGCCTAATCACTTTTTTACTGGCGCGTACTTCTTTGGCTATGAAGTAATAGCAAATGGCGTCTAGGCAGCAGGTAACATTAGACAGGCATATAGTCAGCTGTAAAAATAGGGCAATATTCTGCTGGTTCTTGCAACCCGAGATTCTGCCGCTGCGCACAAAGTACTGTAAGAAGATGGCTGCATGACTGGGAGTGAAGGGCACCAGGAAGGCAACAATACTGCTGTAGATGATACGTATCCCTGATTGTTTCTCAGCTCTGCTGGTACTGGATTTTTTCAAGGCATGGATGCTCAGTGCGGAACAAGTCACCAACACAAGCGTGGGAAGCAAGAACCCGAACACCTCCAAGCAAGCAATAAGCGCTATATGCCAGCCTTTGTCAGAAAAGCCATGAAAACAGTGAAAGTCCTTATCTGCTTTTTCGTGGAAGGTGTAAACAGGTATGGTCGCTAACACAACGATTAGCCAGATGGATAAACACACATTCCGGGCAATCTTCTTGGATCGTAGACACCTGGAGCGGAACGGGTGACATATAGCGATGTAACGAtcaatggagatgcatgttatTGTGTAGATACTCCCATACATGCCCATGAAGTACAGACTTTCCAAGAAGGAGCAGAACGTTGCCATCCCAGGTGTCCACGAGTTGTCTCTGGCATGCATTTTGAATGGGAGTTGGAGCAACAAAAGCAGGTCCATCAGAGCTAGGTTGGTCATATAGATGGATGACTCTGTCCATTTCTTTAGCAAAGTGCAGAACACCACTAGGGCCATGACGTTCAGGATCAGGCCAAAGACGAAGACAGGGACATAGATGACCATCTCCAGTGACCTCATGGTGTAATTGACCTCCTGAAATTTACAGCTGTTATTCATGGTGACCCCCAGTAGGACTCTGGTGGAAACAAGCGGGAAATTTGCTGGTgagatttttttcttctgttgtgtgtgttattaaatgaaaacattttacaatGCCTTTTCTTGGGAATATGAATGATTATACAGGACAATAAATTGCCTTTGTGACTAGACATTATCATCAATATCATCACCACTGAAATAGCTGGGTTTCTTAATAATCTCCCTGAGAATACTCTCTTGTTCTTTTAACTTTGTACTGATTTTGTTCACAATAGTTCCATGAtcgcctacatttttttttttacaagagaATTTAGAAATTCATGAGAGGAGTAATTGATTCCCATACATAGGAAAGCACCGAAACACTGGCATCTAATGAGAGTGTGTACTGACTCAACAAGTTTCCTATCTTTTACAAAGTACCAGCTAATGTATCAAGACTAATTGTCGTTGTAGATGTGGTAGATTAGATTTTAATAATGCTGGAGTTTACTTTAACAAGTCATCACCCTCACTAACTGTGTCCGGTTCTCACACCCACGCCTagatatacacatacacatatgcgtaagattgtttttaataattgtaaagAATATAAAGATATAAACATCGACATGGGAAGTTTATTTCTACACCTTTTTAGATGTTTTAAGGTAAGGTTATGGAACAGCAAATAATTATCcctggactttttttttaaatgtactatCAGATTAATAACAAAAAAGGTAGCAGTTACTCAAAAACAACAGCAGGACAAGCTGAAAACAGCAggaacacagttacacagacaACAATACACTGCGGAACTATCCTGTCTGTTCCTACAtcccacacaaaaaaaaacaacaaccacagactagcacttttaaaatgtgctcATGCTTAAGTCAGATGattcagtaaaaacaaaactTGGATGATCATCAGAGCACGAGGACACACGCAGAGACAGTAAAGAATATAATGATGTGTCTAGTGTTCTGTAAAAAGTACTGGGGCATTGTAAATTATCAAAGGAAACATCTGCCAAGAAACTGAATATATGGAGAGGACGGAGATTTCAACAAGACAGTGATGGTAAAGTTGATCACATGGCATCTCTTAACTTGAATTTCCATTAAAAATCAAGAAGAAATGGGTAAAAACTAAGTgttaacttttttttgtttatgcTTAATTTTGTAAAGTTATACTCAGTAGTATATACACTAGAAGTGCACTGAATAACAAACAAAAGCGTCTGCATACTTGTTACCTTTCAGTTTTTATAATTCATGTAATGGATGCCTGTTTGTAATAATGTATTGGAACAAATACCAAATTTAATTGCTTTAGCATAGTGTTTACAAGGTATTTATGTATTGAATTACaatgtatatgaatgactatTATATCAACATTTGATAATTAACTTTGttcttagaaaaataaagattgtaaataaataaataaagattttcaGCAGAATGCTGTTTACAGAATTTGATTACATGTCATGCACTCTGGTTTGGAAACATCCTTGTAATGCATCAAAACTGTGTTTCTCAAAAATACCACCATTAGAAATAATTGCATATATTTACATGTCTCACCTTGGATGACTGTTCTTGTGTATAAGCACTTTGGAGCTCTGTAAAAGTCAAATTTCTCAGTCAGGAAACTTCAATGCAATAAGACACATTAAAAATGGTAAGTAATTTCTAATACATAAAAAGGGTAATAAACAAGTTACATTTTAACCAcatttattgtgttttgtttttatttggtgATGTAACTGCTCATGGTTAcccatttatttataatatatttataaatacactgGTGCACAAACACACTAGTTATAATTGTTGTATTACAACATGCTTTTATaaagtcagtggagctgagagaatggaatgTAAGTGTAGAAACTATGATGTTCATATTATGTGGTTT is a genomic window of Hoplias malabaricus isolate fHopMal1 chromosome X1, fHopMal1.hap1, whole genome shotgun sequence containing:
- the LOC136676112 gene encoding G-protein coupled receptor 55-like, encoding MNNSCKFQEVNYTMRSLEMVIYVPVFVFGLILNVMALVVFCTLLKKWTESSIYMTNLALMDLLLLLQLPFKMHARDNSWTPGMATFCSFLESLYFMGMYGSIYTITCISIDRYIAICHPFRSRCLRSKKIARNVCLSIWLIVVLATIPVYTFHEKADKDFHCFHGFSDKGWHIALIACLEVFGFLLPTLVLVTCSALSIHALKKSSTSRAEKQSGIRIIYSSIVAFLVPFTPSHAAIFLQYFVRSGRISGCKNQQNIALFLQLTICLSNVTCCLDAICYYFIAKEVRASKKVIRQSLSRIRSSSASEV